The Bombina bombina isolate aBomBom1 chromosome 12, aBomBom1.pri, whole genome shotgun sequence sequence tccggccaaaattgaaatgcacattgatgaattaTGTAAAAGtcaatgttttagtgttaacatttttctctgcacgtgcatgtgaagcatagctagatattctcagtgcaccagcatgttaaatactgcagctgctcaaagcatcagtgggacttgtatcatctcagcaattaacaaattgagtcattaccatatggtacatgcaccttaggctgtctgagcatgtgctgtgtttaaaatgctggtgcacggtgcatactcaaatacacttttgaaacagctatagcttttattagaagcatttttgctaataagttTTACTATTTCTTTATGTGATACAAATTAGGCAATTTGTAGAAAAAGTGATTTGAAAGTTTACTGTGTTGCTGACTCAGAGAAATGTAGTGCCAACTGTAAAAAACCCAAAATCATGAACTATGATTAGTAAAGGAACTAAATATCTGAGTAGTTCTTTTTCTTTACTCATTGACCCCACATAATTGTTTATGAAGCACTTTGCATTTtatagaaattgtgtctcaagggtttATGAAACTGAGACTGAAAtagattttgttataaaaaaaatagatatgaaTTTCTGAGAAATGATCAAGCTTGGTAACTATATCTCTTTTATTTAGCAGTACCCTCAACTAATGTTCATCTGAAAAATCCATGGATGGTATTCTTAACGACTGAAAAATGGATGAAACTCAGACTACTTGTGCCACTCCTGTTTCAACAAATAAGGTTTCACTGGCCTGTACTCCAGTGCGCGCAGTCATCCGAATACGTAAGAAAATACGAACTTTAAAGGGTAAATTGCAACTGGATGTGACTGGAGGAAGATCCTTGGAAAATGCAAAGGCATGTCAACTTCGGCGGCAGCGCTCTATGGACAAAGCATTATTTAAGACATCTATCTATGAAAAGCCAGATATTTTTAATTTTGAAACTTCCTCAGTGGAGAAAGTTGCATTAAGCAATCTGAAACGTAAAAGTAAAAAACGTCGGAAGTCTAGAAATGTGCTATATCCAGGAAATTCCAAGAAATACCTTCCAGTAGAGCAGAAGAGCAAAGCTAAACGCTGCCTTATATTGCTCATAGGAATTATTTGCTTTCAAATTCTGAACGCTATTGAGAATTTGGACGATAATGTTCAAAAGTATGACTTAGATGGGCTGGAGAAAACTGTGCAGagagaagtatttgggcaaaaatacgCTATTGAAAGGATAATGGAACTACTGAAGGATTACCTTGCCACTCACTACCATAACAAACCATTGGTTATTTCCTTAAATGGACCCAGTGGAGTTGGTAAGAGCCACATGGGCAGACTCTTGGCCAAGCACTTCCGTTCAGTCATGGACaatggttttgtccttcaatattACGTGATGCACAACTGCCCAAAAGATGAGAACGTTGTAAACTGTCAAAAAGAGCTTTCTTCTATGATATCAGACATGGTAACCAGGGCGGAGATAGAAGAAAAGatcccattttttatatttgatgaGATGGAGGTCATGTCTTCAGTACTTCTGGATGTGTTACAAGGATATTTTCAAGTAGATCAGAGCAATGAATATCTCAATGCTGTCTACATCCTTATCAGCAACATAGGGGGTAATGAAATTACAAAGTTTGTTCTGAAAAATTCTTCAAGCAATGTCTTTAATTTCCAACTTGACCTTCACAACATTGTACTCTCTTCACTGAGGAACCATCATTCACTGTGGGATGTTGCAGAAATTGTGCCGTTTACTCTATTGGAGAAAAGCCATATTGTAAACTGTTTCTTAGATGAATTACTAAGGGAAGGATTTTACCCGGACAATAATAATATAGAGAACCTGGCAGGACAGTTAAACTATTATACCAAGGAAGACAAACAATACTCTATAAGTGGATGCAAGCAGGTTGTGTCCAAAGTCAATCTTCTTCATCCATATATGTGATCTCAGATTCCAAGAGTAATACAGTACATTTTGCTGAGTAATGTATGTCCTGTACACCCATTTTGTTTTTACATGTCAATAAAATTAAAATCAGTGTAAAAGGGCTAGATTTGTCTTACAAATAAACTCAAACCAATGAATATTTTATTGTGCTATCTAATATTAATGGTGCCACTACTGGAGATTTGTTCTTAGAATGAAAGCAATCCATAAGGGTGACTTCTTGGGGCTCAAAAGATCAAATTAATCAAAACACACAAAGCTTAATAGCCACATACATAAGGATTAAGCCTCTTTAGATCCCCTGATAACATCTGAGAGATCATGTGTAGCATTATTAAATGGAAAGAAAATTTGATttcaaattatttataaacagcttctaaTAAGATACTGATTTCTTTACACAGTTAAAAAGacaagacagtaaacaccttgaaattacaagacatttatgttgtgctgctatagagtaATCAGCCAAGTCtcaatgtattttgtttttaactgcataaagaaggactggagaaaactGTGCACAGAGTATTGGGACAAAAATATGCAAAAACATaacaaagtatttgggcaaaaacatagtaacatagtagacgaggttgaaaaaaagacagaagtccatggaatttaacctatacaaatcttaatatacttacaataaaagctacagttgagcttaaattaatcccattaaaaaatgttactacctccttaggtaatgcaTTCAACaaattgattgctcttacagtaaacaAATctgttactactcccaaatccctttcttcctctgttttgctaagtctagtcccatttaaattataggttgcctgcttatttttacttccaatatGTATTGCATtttccaatattaaagggacactgaacccaaattttttcttttgtgattcagatagagcatgacatattaagcaactttctaatttactcctattatgaaattttcttaattctcttggtatctttatttggaatgcaagaatgtaagtttagatgccggaccatttttggtgaacaacctgggttgtccttgctgattggtggataaattcatccaccaataaaaatgtgctgtccagagttctgaacaaaaaaaaaagcttagatgccttctttttcaaataaagatagcaagagaacaaagaaaaaaagataataggagtaaaatagaaagttgcttaaaattgcatgctctatctgaatcacatattccatttacctgcccatgcttctaatttttgcagatccccttgtaaagcaatgtCATCCTGCCCTGACTTAATGACCTTACACATTTTTGTATtatttgcaaaaatagagatgttactattaaagggacagggaatgcaattttaaacaacttatcaatttacttttatcatgaaatttgctttgttctctttgtattctttgttaaaagctaaatctaggtaggctcatgtgctattttctaagcccttgaaggccgccccttatttcaatgcatttagcagcttttaacagctagagggcataagttcatttgtgccatacagataacattgtgaccacgcccgtggatttacaaatgagagggcactgattggcttaatgcatgtctgtaaaaagaagtgaaataagggtgaagtctgcagaggcttagatacaaagttacattattataactgtgttggttatgca is a genomic window containing:
- the TOR4A gene encoding torsin-4A codes for the protein MDETQTTCATPVSTNKVSLACTPVRAVIRIRKKIRTLKGKLQLDVTGGRSLENAKACQLRRQRSMDKALFKTSIYEKPDIFNFETSSVEKVALSNLKRKSKKRRKSRNVLYPGNSKKYLPVEQKSKAKRCLILLIGIICFQILNAIENLDDNVQKYDLDGLEKTVQREVFGQKYAIERIMELLKDYLATHYHNKPLVISLNGPSGVGKSHMGRLLAKHFRSVMDNGFVLQYYVMHNCPKDENVVNCQKELSSMISDMVTRAEIEEKIPFFIFDEMEVMSSVLLDVLQGYFQVDQSNEYLNAVYILISNIGGNEITKFVLKNSSSNVFNFQLDLHNIVLSSLRNHHSLWDVAEIVPFTLLEKSHIVNCFLDELLREGFYPDNNNIENLAGQLNYYTKEDKQYSISGCKQVVSKVNLLHPYM